The Edaphobacter sp. 12200R-103 genome contains a region encoding:
- a CDS encoding DUF885 domain-containing protein: MVIRPLLTCLLGFAMLTPAAPAQRLSADGAMQTFHFVSEQYFSDVLFHFSPTYGTQSGLHQYDTQLEDYSAAGVQKQIAALHAYEKKIEEIPADGLDAPIAADRQILLNSIRSQLLSLEVIRNWEKNPDLYSSGVTNSIFVLMERPFAPPNARLRSVVEREKQIPQVFVEARKNLKNPPHIFTEIALEQIDGLISFFEKDVPAAFVDADDAQAKADFARTNAAVIQSLKEYAAWMKSDLLPRSNGDYRLGADTFAKKLAYDEMVDIPLDRLLQIAMNDLHRNQAEFARIAKQVDPTKTPQQVLAELATIHPAPDKLLSSFQGTFDSLISFIRAHKIITIPSDVQPTLEETPPFMRATTFASMDPPGPFETRSTKAYFNVTLPEKDWTSAHVAEHMASFNVGTIISTSVHEAYPGHYVQFLWQNQFPSKIRKLIGANSNIEGWAHYTEEMMLEEGYAAPPPNATPEQVRESRLIHLGQLQDALLRDARFVNAIKLHTGLGEPDGKWTIDQAVDFFVKEGYQSRSVGLVETKRGTVDATYLYYTLGKLEIMKLRDDLKKKQGAAFNLETFHDNFMRQGFAPIKVIRKAMLHDDSPVL, from the coding sequence ATGGTCATTCGTCCTCTTCTCACCTGTCTTCTGGGGTTCGCCATGCTCACTCCTGCCGCACCTGCCCAACGGCTCTCCGCCGATGGCGCCATGCAGACCTTCCACTTTGTCAGCGAACAGTACTTCTCCGATGTGCTGTTTCATTTTTCGCCGACCTACGGCACCCAGTCCGGCCTCCACCAGTACGACACGCAGCTTGAGGACTACTCCGCTGCCGGAGTGCAGAAGCAGATCGCCGCTCTTCACGCCTACGAAAAAAAGATCGAGGAGATCCCCGCCGACGGCCTCGATGCTCCCATTGCCGCCGACCGCCAGATCCTGCTGAACAGCATCCGTTCGCAGCTCCTCTCGCTCGAAGTCATTCGCAACTGGGAAAAGAACCCGGACCTCTACTCGAGCGGCGTGACCAACTCCATCTTCGTCCTGATGGAGCGGCCCTTCGCTCCACCCAATGCACGCCTGCGCTCCGTCGTCGAGCGTGAGAAGCAGATCCCGCAGGTCTTCGTGGAGGCGCGAAAGAATCTCAAAAATCCTCCGCACATCTTTACCGAGATTGCCCTCGAACAGATCGACGGCCTCATCAGCTTCTTCGAGAAGGATGTCCCGGCCGCCTTCGTCGATGCCGACGACGCACAGGCCAAAGCCGACTTCGCACGGACCAACGCTGCTGTCATTCAGTCGCTGAAGGAATATGCAGCGTGGATGAAGTCTGACCTGCTTCCCCGCTCCAACGGCGACTATCGTCTCGGCGCTGATACCTTCGCGAAGAAACTTGCCTACGACGAGATGGTCGATATCCCGCTCGATCGCCTGCTGCAGATCGCAATGAACGATCTCCACCGCAATCAAGCCGAGTTCGCACGCATCGCCAAACAAGTCGATCCCACGAAGACTCCGCAGCAGGTACTCGCAGAGCTGGCAACGATCCACCCCGCCCCCGACAAGCTGCTGTCCTCCTTCCAGGGAACCTTCGACTCACTGATCTCCTTTATTCGCGCCCACAAGATCATCACCATCCCCAGCGATGTGCAGCCTACGCTCGAAGAGACGCCGCCCTTCATGCGGGCCACCACGTTCGCCTCCATGGACCCGCCGGGGCCGTTCGAGACCCGCTCCACCAAGGCCTACTTCAATGTCACACTACCGGAGAAAGACTGGACCTCGGCTCACGTCGCCGAACACATGGCCAGCTTCAACGTCGGAACCATCATCTCGACCAGCGTGCATGAAGCCTATCCCGGGCACTACGTTCAGTTCCTCTGGCAGAATCAGTTTCCCTCGAAGATCCGCAAGCTCATCGGCGCAAACTCCAACATCGAGGGCTGGGCCCACTACACCGAAGAGATGATGCTCGAAGAGGGCTACGCCGCGCCACCGCCCAACGCCACTCCCGAACAGGTGCGCGAATCAAGGCTCATCCACCTCGGTCAGCTTCAGGATGCTCTGCTGCGCGATGCCCGTTTTGTCAACGCCATCAAGCTCCACACCGGCCTTGGCGAACCCGACGGCAAGTGGACGATCGATCAGGCCGTGGACTTCTTCGTCAAGGAAGGCTATCAGTCGCGCTCCGTCGGCCTGGTCGAAACCAAACGCGGAACCGTCGATGCAACCTACCTGTATTACACCCTTGGCAAACTTGAGATTATGAAACTGAGAGACGACCTCAAAAAGAAGCAGGGAGCGGCCTTCAACCTCGAAACCTTTCACGACAATTTCATGCGTCAGGGCTTTGCGCCCATTAAGGTCATCCGAAAAGCCATGCTGCACGACGATTCGCCGGTACTTTAA
- the galU gene encoding UTP--glucose-1-phosphate uridylyltransferase GalU: MTQKIRKAVFPAAGLGTRFLPATKATPKEMLVLVDKPLIQYGVEEAVAAGCTEIIIVTGRGKTTMEDHFDKSFELEASLAAKNKTALLEIARSVSKLAKITYTRQAEPLGLGHAVLQAKEIVGNEPFAVILPDDIVDAKVPCMKQMVEAFEETGSTILGSEIVEGAAISAYGCLAVTPDPKNPRLLAVSDMIEKPKPEEAPSQNAIIGRYILTPRIFEMLETITPGAGGELQLTDGIKALLQHEKVYGFTYEGKRHDAGDKLGFLKATVEFGLKHDKLGADFKTWLKQFPL, translated from the coding sequence ATGACTCAGAAGATACGAAAAGCAGTGTTTCCCGCAGCAGGTCTCGGAACCAGATTCCTCCCCGCAACCAAAGCGACGCCGAAAGAGATGCTCGTGCTCGTCGACAAGCCCCTCATCCAATATGGAGTCGAAGAGGCAGTCGCCGCCGGATGCACCGAGATCATCATCGTTACGGGCCGTGGCAAGACCACGATGGAAGACCACTTCGACAAATCCTTCGAGCTTGAGGCCTCTCTCGCGGCCAAGAACAAGACGGCCCTGCTTGAGATCGCACGCTCTGTATCGAAGCTCGCCAAGATCACCTACACCCGCCAGGCCGAGCCCCTCGGTCTCGGACACGCCGTCCTGCAGGCCAAAGAGATCGTCGGCAACGAGCCCTTCGCCGTCATCCTCCCCGACGATATCGTCGATGCCAAAGTTCCCTGCATGAAGCAGATGGTCGAGGCATTCGAAGAGACCGGCTCCACCATCCTCGGCTCCGAGATCGTCGAAGGCGCCGCCATCTCCGCATACGGCTGCCTTGCCGTCACGCCCGATCCAAAGAATCCGCGCCTGCTCGCCGTCAGCGACATGATCGAGAAACCCAAGCCTGAAGAAGCACCCTCACAAAACGCCATCATCGGCCGCTACATCCTCACGCCGCGCATCTTCGAGATGCTCGAGACCATCACTCCCGGAGCAGGCGGCGAGCTGCAACTCACCGACGGCATCAAGGCGCTGCTCCAGCACGAGAAGGTCTACGGCTTCACCTATGAGGGCAAGCGCCACGACGCCGGCGACAAGCTCGGCTTCCTCAAGGCCACGGTCGAGTTCGGACTCAAGCACGACAAGCTCGGAGCCGACTTCAAGACATGGCTCAAGCAGTTCCCGCTGTGA